One genomic segment of Pyruvatibacter mobilis includes these proteins:
- a CDS encoding sensor histidine kinase, with translation MAQSGDEEKRDDFATPGARAYADAALALAIGILGFIVSAFLNLEHRWHEFVGHEDVGMHLEELPIAMFVAGLGFAWFAWRRWIESEAAARESRRANKELQSQLQRNRQMITELQEARCRAEDLDRAKTRFLAHMSHELRTPLNAIIGFSELMQLETYGPLGDRHYDDYTASIHQSGQHLLELINDLLDLTRIESGDLTPHYTEEVMGDIGQAACRMLQDRAGAAGVHLIYQPGSAADTDVQIDSRMIRQVLINLIANSIRHTPSGGVVDVTTFEGDHGCAGYVVADTGEGMDAAALRRVQSGFAEVKSALQRDHNGAGIGLPLSRAIMEAHGGSLDIASRPGEGTRVTVTLPPERVITASAAAFMT, from the coding sequence GTGGCGCAGAGCGGAGACGAGGAAAAGCGGGACGACTTCGCGACCCCCGGCGCGCGCGCCTATGCCGACGCCGCCCTTGCGCTTGCCATCGGCATACTGGGCTTCATCGTCTCCGCCTTTCTCAACCTCGAGCATCGCTGGCACGAATTCGTCGGCCACGAGGATGTGGGCATGCACCTGGAAGAGCTGCCTATCGCCATGTTCGTGGCGGGGCTCGGCTTTGCCTGGTTTGCCTGGCGCCGCTGGATCGAATCTGAGGCAGCGGCACGGGAAAGCCGCCGGGCCAACAAGGAGCTGCAGAGCCAGCTTCAGCGCAACCGGCAGATGATCACCGAATTGCAGGAGGCCCGCTGCCGGGCCGAGGACCTGGACCGTGCCAAGACGCGGTTTCTTGCCCATATGAGCCATGAGCTGCGCACGCCGCTCAACGCCATCATCGGCTTCTCCGAGCTGATGCAGCTTGAAACCTACGGGCCGCTGGGTGACCGGCACTATGATGATTACACCGCCAGCATCCACCAGTCCGGCCAGCATCTGCTGGAACTCATCAACGATCTGCTGGACCTGACCCGTATCGAGTCGGGCGATCTCACGCCCCATTACACCGAAGAGGTGATGGGCGACATCGGTCAGGCCGCCTGCCGCATGCTTCAGGACCGCGCCGGGGCCGCCGGGGTGCATCTCATCTATCAGCCGGGAAGTGCTGCGGACACGGACGTGCAGATCGACAGCCGGATGATCCGCCAGGTGCTGATCAACCTCATTGCCAATTCCATCCGCCACACACCCAGCGGCGGCGTGGTGGATGTCACGACCTTTGAAGGTGACCACGGCTGTGCGGGATATGTCGTCGCGGATACGGGCGAGGGGATGGACGCAGCGGCCCTGCGCCGGGTGCAGTCAGGCTTCGCTGAGGTAAAAAGCGCGCTCCAGCGCGACCACAACGGGGCCGGCATCGGCCTGCCGCTGTCGCGGGCCATCATGGAAGCCCATGGCGGCAGCCTGGACATCGCGAGCCGTCCCGGCGAAGGCACGCGGGTGACCGTGACCCTGCCGCCGGAGCGGGTGATCACGGCCTCCGCCGCGGCGTTCATGACCTAG
- the dnaJ gene encoding molecular chaperone DnaJ produces the protein MSKRDYYEVLGVPRSADDAELKSAYRKLAKKFHPDQNQGDPEAEAKFKELNEAYDALKDPQTRSAYDRFGHQAFENGSPGGPGGPGFGQDFASSMSDIFDDLFGEFMGGQGGPRGGGRRGGGRTRGADLRYNMEISLNEAYEGKTAQIRVPTAVTCETCSGSGAKPGTQPTTCGMCHGTGKVRASQGFFTVERTCPTCGGRGEVIQDPCPDCHGAGRVEKERTLQVNIPSGVEDGTRIRLAGEGEAGARGGPAGDLYIFLSIKPHPFFQRDGADLFCRVPISMPTAALGGEIEVPSLKGARVKVKVPEGTQSGKQFRLKGKGMPVLRSSQHGDLYIQVTVETPMNLTKKQRKLLEEFHGECTDETSPESTGFFARVKDFLNGANSA, from the coding sequence ATGTCTAAGCGCGATTACTACGAAGTTCTGGGCGTGCCGCGCTCTGCCGATGACGCGGAGCTGAAGTCCGCCTATCGCAAGCTTGCCAAGAAGTTTCACCCGGACCAGAACCAGGGCGACCCGGAGGCCGAGGCCAAGTTCAAGGAGCTGAACGAAGCCTATGACGCCCTGAAGGACCCGCAGACGCGCTCTGCCTATGACCGGTTCGGCCACCAGGCATTCGAGAACGGCAGCCCCGGCGGGCCGGGCGGTCCCGGCTTCGGGCAAGACTTTGCGTCCTCCATGTCGGATATCTTCGATGATCTGTTCGGCGAGTTCATGGGCGGCCAGGGCGGCCCCCGGGGCGGTGGCAGGCGCGGCGGCGGCCGCACCCGCGGTGCTGATCTCCGCTACAACATGGAGATCAGCCTCAACGAAGCCTATGAGGGCAAGACGGCGCAGATCCGTGTGCCGACAGCCGTCACCTGCGAAACCTGCTCGGGCTCCGGCGCCAAGCCGGGCACCCAGCCCACCACCTGCGGCATGTGTCATGGCACGGGCAAGGTGCGGGCGAGCCAGGGCTTTTTCACCGTCGAGCGCACCTGCCCCACATGCGGCGGCCGCGGCGAGGTGATCCAGGATCCGTGTCCGGATTGTCACGGTGCTGGCCGGGTGGAAAAGGAGCGGACGCTCCAGGTCAACATCCCGTCCGGCGTCGAGGACGGCACGCGAATCCGGCTGGCCGGTGAAGGCGAAGCAGGCGCGCGCGGCGGGCCCGCGGGTGACCTTTACATCTTCCTGTCGATCAAGCCGCACCCGTTCTTCCAGCGCGACGGGGCGGACCTGTTCTGCCGCGTGCCGATCTCCATGCCGACGGCAGCGCTCGGCGGTGAGATCGAGGTGCCGTCGCTCAAGGGGGCGCGGGTAAAGGTAAAGGTTCCCGAAGGCACCCAGAGCGGCAAACAGTTCCGCCTCAAAGGCAAGGGCATGCCGGTGCTGCGCTCGTCACAGCACGGCGATCTTTACATCCAGGTGACGGTGGAAACGCCGATGAACCTGACCAAGAAACAGCGCAAGCTGCTGGAGGAGTTCCACGGCGAATGCACCGACGAGACCAGCCCTGAATCAACAGGCTTCTTCGCCCGGGTGAAGGATTTCCTCAACGGCGCCAACAGCGCCTAG